Proteins from a single region of Pongo pygmaeus isolate AG05252 chromosome 3, NHGRI_mPonPyg2-v2.0_pri, whole genome shotgun sequence:
- the LOC129035723 gene encoding translation machinery-associated protein 16 yields MPKAPKGKSTGREKKVIHPYSRKAAQITREAHKQEKKEKLKNEKALRLNLVGEKLQWFQNHLDPQKKRYSKKDACELIERYLNRFSSELEQIELHNSIRDRQGRRHCSRETVIKQTMERERQQFEGYGLEIPDILNASNLKTFREWDFDLKKLPNIKMRKICANDAIPKKCKRKTIITVDQDLGELELNDESSDSDEEMTAVA; encoded by the coding sequence ATGCCTAAAGCACCAAAGGGAAAAAGTACAGGACgggaaaaaaaagtcatccaTCCATATAGTAGAAAAGCAGCTCAAATTACGAGAGAGGcccacaaacaagaaaaaaaggaaaaattgaagaATGAAAAGGCCTTGCGTCTCAACCTTGTTGGTGAAAAACTGCAATGGTTTCAAAATCATCTTGATCCccaaaaaaagagatattcaaagaAAGATGCTTGTGAACTAATTGAAAGGTACCTAAATCGATTCAGCAGTGAGCTGGAGCAGATTGAGTTACATAACAGTATCAGGGACAGGCAGGGGAGGCGGCACTGTTCCCGGGAGACCGTCATCAAGCAGACGATGGAGCGGGAGCGGCAGCAGTTTGAAGGATATGGCCTTGAGATTCCAGACATTCTAAATGCAAGTAATCTGAAAACATTTAGGGAATGGGACTTTGATCTGAAGAAACTACCAaacattaaaatgagaaaaatttgcGCTAATGATGCAATTCCCAAGAAGTGCAAGAGGAAAACTATTATAACTGTAGACCAAGATTTGGGGGAATTGGAACTAAACGATGAATCAAGTgattcagatgaggaaatgactGCAGTGGCCTAA